From the Terriglobia bacterium genome, the window CATTCCCCACGACGAATCTCGCGAGAGCTACCGCGTTCCCGCGCTCCTCGAAGAGATGGCCCGCCGCGGCATGCTTGGCGACAAAACCGGCAAGGGTTTCTACCAGCGCGTCAAAAAAGACGGCTCCAGCGAAATCCTCACCCTCGACGTCAACACCCTCGAGTACCGCCCCAAGCAGAAGGCCAGATTCGCCTCTCTCGAACTGGGCAAGTCCATCGAGGACACCCGCGAGCGTCTGCGCGCGCTGGTGACCCCCATCCTCGCCGCGCAGCCCGCCGACAAGGCCCAGAAATTCATCTGGGGCGGACTTTCCGAGATGTGCCTCTACGCGGCGCGCCGCGTCCCGGAAATTTCCGACAGCCTCGCCGACGTGGACCGCGCCATGCGCTGGGGCTTCGGCTGGGAACTCGGCCCCTTCGAGCTGATGGACGCCATCGGCGTGCGCGCCTTCGCCGGGCAAATCGAAAAGGAAGGCCGCTCGCTCCCCCCGCTCCTCAGCAAACTGCTCGCCTCCGGCCGCGACTCCTTCTACACGACGGAGAAGGGCAAAACGGCCTGCTTCGATCTCGCCAGCGCCGCCGCCAGGCCCGTCGCAGAGCCGCCGGGCATCCTCATCCTGAAATCACTGAAAGACGCCAGCCGCGAAGTGGACCGCAACGCCGGTGCCAGCCTCATCGACCTCGGCGACGGCGTTGTCTGCTGCGAATTCCACGCCAAGATGAACGCCATTGGCGGCGACCTGGTGGCCATGTTGCACAAGGGCGTGAAACGCCTGGAAACCGATTTCGACGCCATGGTCATCGCCAACCAGGCCATCAATTTTTCCGTGGGCGCCAATCTCATGCTGGTTCTCGTCGCCGCCCAGGAGCAGGAGTGGGACGACCTGCACCTCGCCGTCCGCCAGTTTCAGAACGTCAATCTGGCCCTCAAGTACGCTCCCAAGCCCGTCGTCGCCGCTCCCCAGGGCATGGCCCTCGGCGGCGGCTGCGAGATCAGCCTGCACGGCGCAAAGATCCAGGCCGCCGCGGAAGCCTACATCGGCCTCGTCGAGGCCGGCGTCGGCCTCATCCCCGGCGGCGGCGGCACCAAGGAAATGCTGATCCGCGCCAACGAACACGCCGCGGGTGGCGAGGACCTCGACCTCTTCCACGCCCTCAAGCCCGTCTTCGAAACCATTGCCATGGCCAAGGTCGGCACCAGCGCCGAGGAGTGCCGCTCGCTCGGCTTTTTGCGCCCCGCCGACGGCGTCTCCCTGAACCGCGACCGCCTCGTGGCCGACGCCAAGGAAGCCGCGCTGGCCCTCGTCCGCACCGGCTATCGCCCCGCTGCGGCCACCCCCGCCGAAGGCGCCGCCGCAACGCAGATTCGCGTCCTCGGCGAACAGTTCCTCTCCGGCGCCAAGCTCGCCATTCACATGCTTCTGCGCGGCGGCTACGCCAGCGAGTACGACGCCCACGTGGCCCGCAAGCTCGCGCACATTCTCGCCGGCGGCGCCTTGAGCGTTCCGCAACTCGTCAGCGAACAGTACGTCCTGGATCTCGAGCGCGAAGCCTTCGTCTCCCTCTGCGGCGAGAAAAAGACCCAGGAACGCATCGCCCACACCCTGAAAACCGGCAAGCCCCTCCGCAACTAATGTTGTGTTGCGCAGATACCTGGCAATAGTTCCCAGCCTGGAATTGCTCGCATGGCTTAGGAAGTCGCTGTAGGGGCGGGGCTGGCCTTGCCCCCCGACAGCAGTCGGGGCCCCGCCCGCTCTGCAGTTATCCCCGAAAAGTTGCAATCCATCCTTCTCGCACGCCCATTGAAACTATCTCTCCCTTCTTCTCCGCGTACCCTCTGCGTTCTCTGCTTCTCTGCGTTATCTTCTTCTTTCCTGGGCACAGGCTCTGAGACATATAAAAACGTATTGAGTATACGACTCAATATGTCGTAATATGTGCTTTCTGGCGGACCGGAGAGTGCCATGAACCTGCTTTCGCCGCGCGACGCGGCGCGCATCCT encodes:
- a CDS encoding enoyl-CoA hydratase/isomerase family protein, producing MKRRIEKAVVLGAGTMGSRIAAHLANAGLPCILLDIVPPDLAPGAPPAERNRIVRAGLDAARKSRPAAFFHPSFAERIAIGNFDDDLARCAEADWIIEVVAENLEIKRQLLARVAQHRKPGAIVSTNTSGLPIHLIAEGLPEEFQQHWAGTHFFNPPRYLKLVELIPGPKTLPAVLETLGDFCDRRLGKGVVVAKDTPNFIANRIGTFSMLNALRLMAALGLTVEEVDACTGPAVGWPKSATFRTADIVGLDVLLHVVKNIYENIPHDESRESYRVPALLEEMARRGMLGDKTGKGFYQRVKKDGSSEILTLDVNTLEYRPKQKARFASLELGKSIEDTRERLRALVTPILAAQPADKAQKFIWGGLSEMCLYAARRVPEISDSLADVDRAMRWGFGWELGPFELMDAIGVRAFAGQIEKEGRSLPPLLSKLLASGRDSFYTTEKGKTACFDLASAAARPVAEPPGILILKSLKDASREVDRNAGASLIDLGDGVVCCEFHAKMNAIGGDLVAMLHKGVKRLETDFDAMVIANQAINFSVGANLMLVLVAAQEQEWDDLHLAVRQFQNVNLALKYAPKPVVAAPQGMALGGGCEISLHGAKIQAAAEAYIGLVEAGVGLIPGGGGTKEMLIRANEHAAGGEDLDLFHALKPVFETIAMAKVGTSAEECRSLGFLRPADGVSLNRDRLVADAKEAALALVRTGYRPAAATPAEGAAATQIRVLGEQFLSGAKLAIHMLLRGGYASEYDAHVARKLAHILAGGALSVPQLVSEQYVLDLEREAFVSLCGEKKTQERIAHTLKTGKPLRN